A region of Ignavibacteriota bacterium DNA encodes the following proteins:
- the holA gene encoding DNA polymerase III subunit delta, whose amino-acid sequence MYKNINDLLKNSESHNIILLFGEDEFAREEAQNLLIKKFVATEDDKFNFDIFDGEDAKLNQIIDLCRSYPMMTERRVVLVKRFDKLFLGRTSKKIETSSPVANYLESPSETTVLILTASIDGVKDVFKTFNSSSKDAYQKKVGSIKFPYNKIISKYCWMEFPRVYESEYPKWVESRLKSFGKTIDHNALEILVSRTKQTLRDLSNEVDKLVLATEGVSNISLKDVSFLTGSTREYTVFELQKAIAERNIAKAVMIMNKILAVDRQEMLMIAIYSKFFTNLLKICDDFRVGMPPNSMSSKLGISPYQFNDYSLALKKYSPDEIEFALLAICETDLKMKSSNSDGLMVMQNMLFEIMEKKYENPSLL is encoded by the coding sequence ATGTATAAAAATATTAATGATTTACTTAAAAACAGCGAATCACATAACATAATATTGCTGTTCGGAGAGGATGAGTTTGCCAGAGAGGAAGCTCAAAATTTACTGATAAAGAAATTTGTTGCTACAGAAGATGATAAGTTCAACTTCGATATTTTCGACGGGGAAGATGCGAAATTAAATCAAATTATTGATTTATGTCGTAGTTATCCAATGATGACTGAAAGAAGAGTTGTTTTAGTAAAAAGATTTGACAAGCTTTTTTTAGGCAGAACGTCAAAAAAAATTGAGACATCATCACCTGTTGCTAATTATCTGGAGTCACCTTCTGAGACTACAGTTTTAATTCTGACAGCCTCAATTGACGGTGTTAAAGATGTTTTCAAAACGTTTAATTCATCTTCAAAGGATGCTTATCAAAAAAAAGTCGGCTCAATTAAATTCCCATATAATAAAATTATATCAAAATATTGCTGGATGGAATTTCCACGTGTATATGAATCGGAATATCCAAAATGGGTAGAATCCAGGTTGAAATCATTCGGCAAAACAATTGATCACAATGCCCTTGAAATTCTTGTCTCTCGCACAAAACAAACTCTTCGTGATTTAAGCAATGAAGTTGACAAACTCGTTCTTGCAACTGAAGGTGTAAGCAATATTTCTTTGAAGGATGTAAGCTTCCTCACAGGCTCAACGAGAGAATATACTGTATTTGAGCTTCAAAAAGCAATCGCAGAAAGAAATATAGCTAAAGCTGTTATGATTATGAACAAAATTTTGGCTGTTGACAGGCAGGAAATGCTCATGATTGCAATTTATTCAAAGTTTTTTACTAATTTACTTAAAATTTGCGATGATTTCAGAGTCGGAATGCCACCAAACTCAATGTCATCTAAGCTTGGAATTTCTCCATATCAGTTTAATGATTATTCATTAGCACTAAAAAAATATTCCCCTGATGAAATAGAATTTGCTTTACTTGCAATTTGCGAAACCGATTTGAAAATGAAGTCTTCTAACTCTGACGGTTTGATGGTAATGCAAAATATGCTTTTCGAAATTATGGAAAAGAAATATGAAAATCCTTCATTGCTCTGA
- a CDS encoding SMC family ATPase — protein sequence MVIKKIILQNFRNHKLLEKDFSRGVNLLYGPNGSGKTSILEAIGYALFGGKIRSDNLADSITEGEKKAKIYVEFSIDDDNFAIEKSLPSGSGKLISLDNTLLKINSTNEIQQKLLELMGLKLNSKDFFTNIIVASQNKITDLFTGTPSDRRKRFDKLFDTEIYRQIADGMIKAYISNLDNQIKVKTERILELNLLIVEPKLLENARDEEAKKNKVLVEKKLELSHNREMLEKEIEELKYTENQIENNGKLFENNKLRISDLQNNLLKSIAELENSKQAKIVVDKSKMGYDKYILLNNEIKNLDNEIVKLEKVSSQTDILDKQFSENEKVISNLKTELLSKSERLGELKFEHEHISKLIDKNQNEALQLNENLEIKTSVFNQLKFLFNYIESTENTINKYYQDIEVIKNRIEVNEKNITDSEKLSIKSTEIQIEIEKLKIKIIEKEGLKSKKSEILTRINDNEEARKELAGGSCPYLKEKCLNISGGSSSAEYFDIKNNQLQSDLELLEIELIKLVDIENKDKNFRKEQSQIEKSIQDNVTFQNQIEKLKFEMLLIEKNIEKYNLELLLTFSENQNFFKINNFQISNNNSIEIKDLLSKIHIEIDRIQNNIDSNKIDYQTKESEYKIKLNLINDIERRISVIDSEIDNITTNQESLSNKIEINRVVTEPISVYKVKLAELKSEQEVLRNDFEDYVSNLNSSNQINRFEDEIREFEGKLVNLQSENEKLIIQIESLKSHFNKDKLASKSDLIEKLKTEIDEFEIIFTNSVVELSRINSQIEINENNIKSRDEFINLINQLNKKKYLTEILRDNLKSMGQIIANKIIERIQASATENYQMISGRIEEIIWKSDEVDTYQVALKLKNGLLRNFELLSGGEQMMVAISLRSAMNSMLSNSKFVIFDEPTVNLDVEKRRALSESLGYILQKLDQAIIVTHDDTFAETANNIIELS from the coding sequence ATGGTAATTAAAAAAATTATTTTGCAGAATTTCCGAAATCACAAATTGTTGGAAAAGGATTTCTCACGGGGAGTTAATTTGCTTTATGGACCAAACGGCTCAGGAAAAACATCAATTCTTGAAGCTATAGGTTATGCACTTTTTGGAGGGAAAATTCGTAGCGACAATCTTGCAGATTCTATAACTGAAGGAGAAAAGAAAGCTAAAATTTATGTCGAATTTTCAATAGATGATGATAATTTTGCAATTGAAAAGTCACTTCCTTCCGGATCAGGGAAACTCATTTCACTTGATAATACTCTTTTAAAAATTAATAGCACAAATGAAATTCAGCAAAAATTGCTTGAACTTATGGGTTTGAAGTTAAATTCTAAAGATTTTTTCACAAATATAATCGTGGCTTCTCAAAACAAGATTACCGACCTTTTTACAGGGACACCATCAGATAGGCGGAAAAGGTTCGATAAATTATTTGATACTGAGATTTATCGCCAGATTGCTGACGGAATGATTAAGGCATATATAAGTAATTTGGACAACCAAATTAAAGTCAAAACAGAAAGAATATTGGAGTTGAATTTATTAATTGTTGAACCTAAGTTGCTTGAAAATGCAAGAGATGAAGAGGCTAAGAAAAACAAAGTACTGGTAGAAAAAAAGTTAGAATTATCTCATAATCGAGAAATGTTAGAAAAAGAGATTGAGGAGCTGAAATATACTGAAAATCAGATTGAGAATAATGGTAAGTTGTTTGAAAATAATAAACTCAGGATTTCAGATTTACAAAATAATTTACTTAAATCAATTGCTGAACTGGAAAATTCTAAACAGGCAAAAATAGTCGTTGATAAATCTAAAATGGGTTATGATAAGTATATTTTGCTTAATAATGAAATTAAAAATTTAGATAATGAAATAGTTAAACTTGAGAAAGTAAGCAGCCAAACTGATATATTAGATAAGCAATTTTCAGAAAACGAAAAGGTGATTAGTAATCTAAAAACTGAATTATTATCAAAGAGCGAAAGATTAGGTGAATTAAAATTTGAACATGAACATATTTCTAAGTTGATTGATAAAAATCAAAATGAAGCTTTGCAACTAAATGAAAATTTAGAAATTAAAACATCTGTTTTTAATCAATTAAAATTTCTTTTCAACTATATCGAATCAACCGAAAATACTATTAATAAATACTATCAGGATATTGAAGTTATAAAAAATAGAATCGAAGTCAACGAAAAAAATATTACTGACTCAGAGAAATTATCAATCAAATCCACCGAAATACAAATTGAAATAGAAAAACTCAAGATTAAAATTATTGAAAAAGAAGGCTTGAAATCAAAAAAATCAGAAATTCTTACACGTATAAATGATAATGAAGAAGCCCGCAAAGAATTAGCAGGAGGGTCATGCCCCTATCTGAAGGAAAAATGCCTTAACATAAGTGGCGGAAGCTCATCAGCTGAATATTTTGACATTAAAAATAATCAACTGCAAAGTGATTTAGAACTACTTGAAATTGAATTAATTAAGCTGGTTGATATCGAAAATAAAGATAAAAATTTTAGGAAAGAGCAATCTCAGATTGAAAAATCAATTCAGGATAATGTCACTTTTCAGAATCAAATTGAAAAACTGAAATTTGAGATGTTGTTGATTGAGAAAAATATTGAGAAGTATAATCTTGAACTATTACTTACTTTTTCTGAAAATCAAAATTTCTTCAAAATTAATAATTTTCAAATAAGTAATAATAACTCTATTGAAATAAAAGATTTATTAAGTAAAATTCATATTGAAATTGATAGAATTCAGAATAATATTGATTCCAATAAAATTGACTATCAAACAAAAGAAAGTGAATATAAAATAAAATTAAATTTAATAAATGATATTGAACGAAGAATTTCTGTGATTGATTCAGAAATTGATAATATTACAACAAATCAGGAAAGTTTATCAAATAAAATTGAAATTAATAGAGTAGTTACTGAGCCAATTTCAGTTTATAAAGTCAAATTAGCCGAGTTGAAATCAGAGCAGGAAGTGCTCAGAAATGATTTTGAAGACTATGTTTCCAATTTAAATTCTTCAAATCAAATCAATAGATTTGAGGATGAAATCAGAGAATTTGAAGGTAAGCTTGTTAATCTACAGTCTGAAAATGAAAAACTTATAATACAAATAGAGAGTTTAAAATCACATTTTAATAAAGATAAATTGGCTTCTAAATCAGATTTAATTGAAAAATTGAAAACTGAAATTGATGAATTTGAAATAATTTTTACAAATTCTGTGGTTGAATTAAGTCGCATTAATTCTCAAATTGAAATTAATGAAAATAATATCAAATCCCGTGATGAATTTATTAATTTAATTAATCAACTAAACAAAAAGAAATATCTTACGGAGATTTTGAGAGATAACCTCAAGTCAATGGGGCAAATAATAGCAAACAAAATAATTGAGCGGATTCAAGCATCTGCTACAGAAAATTATCAAATGATCAGCGGTAGAATTGAAGAAATTATATGGAAATCTGATGAAGTAGATACTTATCAGGTCGCATTGAAGTTGAAAAATGGTTTACTGAGAAATTTTGAACTTCTATCAGGTGGTGAGCAAATGATGGTTGCAATTTCATTACGCTCTGCCATGAATTCTATGCTTTCAAATTCTAAATTTGTAATTTTTGATGAGCCGACAGTAAATCTTGATGTGGAAAAGAGGCGTGCTTTATCTGAATCACTAGGCTATATCCTACAAAAACTCGACCAGGCAATTATTGTAACTCACGATGATACTTTTGCAGAAACAGCAAATAATATCATTGAACTGAGTTGA
- a CDS encoding AAA family ATPase: MTDIKELNEKIQNESAFVDILMMEIGKVIVGQKYMVERLLIGLLSNGHVLLEGVPGLAKTLSIKTLASAIDAKFSRIQFTPDLLPADLTGTMIYNQKKEEFTVRKGPVFANLILADEINRAPAKVQSALLEAMQERQITIGDYTYNLEEPFLVLATQNPIEQEGTYPLPEAQVDRFMLKLKVGYPTRDEEKSILRQNTAQEFPKCNVVISPETILKARHIIKDVYMDEKIEQYILDIVFATRFPQDYGLGKLTELISFGASPRGSINLAMAAKAYAFIKRRGYVIPEDIRAVCHDVIRHRIGITYEAEAENISSEDIISEILNSVEVP, encoded by the coding sequence ATGACTGATATAAAGGAACTCAATGAAAAAATTCAAAATGAGAGCGCCTTTGTTGATATTTTGATGATGGAAATCGGTAAAGTCATCGTAGGTCAAAAATATATGGTTGAAAGACTTTTAATAGGTCTTTTGTCCAATGGACATGTTCTATTGGAAGGTGTTCCGGGACTTGCTAAGACATTATCAATCAAGACACTTGCTTCGGCTATTGATGCCAAATTCAGCCGTATTCAGTTTACACCTGACTTACTTCCGGCAGACCTCACGGGTACAATGATTTATAATCAAAAAAAGGAAGAATTTACTGTACGTAAAGGTCCTGTTTTTGCAAATTTGATTCTTGCCGATGAAATTAACAGAGCACCTGCAAAAGTTCAGTCTGCTCTTCTTGAAGCAATGCAGGAACGGCAGATTACAATCGGAGATTATACGTATAATCTTGAAGAGCCATTTCTTGTACTTGCAACTCAAAATCCAATTGAACAAGAAGGAACGTATCCTTTACCTGAAGCTCAGGTTGACAGGTTTATGCTCAAATTAAAAGTTGGTTATCCTACACGTGATGAAGAAAAAAGTATTCTAAGGCAAAACACAGCCCAGGAATTTCCAAAGTGTAATGTTGTGATCAGCCCTGAAACTATTTTAAAAGCAAGACATATCATCAAAGATGTATATATGGATGAAAAAATCGAACAATACATTCTTGATATTGTCTTTGCTACAAGGTTCCCACAGGATTACGGTCTTGGCAAATTAACAGAACTCATCAGTTTCGGTGCATCTCCACGTGGTTCGATAAATCTTGCTATGGCAGCCAAGGCTTATGCTTTCATCAAACGACGCGGCTACGTAATTCCTGAGGATATTCGTGCTGTTTGTCATGATGTTATTCGTCACAGAATAGGTATTACTTACGAAGCTGAAGCCGAGAATATCTCAAGTGAAGATATTATCAGCGAAATCCTCAATTCTGTGGAAGTTCCTTAA
- a CDS encoding DUF58 domain-containing protein → METSELIKKVRKIEIKTRGITKQLFSGEYHSAFKGRGMAFSEVREYFPGDDIRSIDWNVTARYAEPYVKVFEEERELTVVLLVDISASQSFGTQLQYKKDLVTELCAVLAFSAIQNNDKIGLILFSDIIEKFIPPKKGKTHALRIIRELLEFKPSGLKTDINLALRYLTNVLKKRSIVFVVSDFLTENYEASLKIAAKKHDTVAIQIYDKSEAELPKVGLIRVFDAETGKHQWVDTASKKYRENYNDWWDTNQKSLNIILNRNKVDLIKIRTDESYIAPLQNFFKKRENKR, encoded by the coding sequence ATGGAAACTTCAGAACTAATAAAAAAAGTACGAAAAATTGAAATCAAAACCCGCGGGATTACAAAACAACTGTTTTCCGGTGAATACCATAGTGCATTCAAAGGTCGAGGAATGGCTTTCAGTGAAGTTCGCGAATATTTTCCGGGTGATGACATCAGGTCTATTGACTGGAACGTTACAGCGAGATATGCAGAGCCTTATGTGAAGGTTTTCGAAGAAGAAAGAGAGCTTACGGTTGTATTGCTTGTTGATATTTCTGCTTCTCAAAGTTTTGGTACTCAGCTTCAGTATAAAAAGGATTTAGTAACGGAACTATGTGCAGTTCTTGCTTTTTCAGCTATACAAAATAATGATAAAATCGGTTTAATTTTATTTAGTGATATAATTGAAAAATTCATACCTCCCAAAAAAGGCAAAACGCATGCTCTGAGAATTATCAGAGAGCTTCTTGAATTTAAGCCAAGCGGACTTAAAACCGATATCAATCTGGCACTTCGATACCTTACTAATGTGCTCAAGAAGAGAAGTATTGTCTTTGTTGTTTCTGACTTTTTAACTGAAAATTATGAAGCATCTCTTAAAATTGCCGCTAAAAAGCATGATACCGTTGCTATTCAAATATATGACAAGTCTGAAGCCGAACTTCCGAAAGTTGGTTTGATTAGAGTTTTTGATGCCGAAACAGGTAAACATCAATGGGTTGATACAGCCTCTAAAAAATACAGAGAAAATTATAATGATTGGTGGGATACAAATCAAAAATCTCTTAACATAATATTAAATCGAAATAAGGTTGATTTGATAAAAATCAGAACTGATGAGTCTTACATTGCACCTTTGCAAAATTTCTTCAAGAAACGTGAAAATAAAAGATAA
- a CDS encoding RNA methyltransferase, translating to MMQIIQIENINDSRITSYKSMRDNLADNHGNSLFVAESEKVVMKLLQSSLKIHSILARKEFIYEHNSIISERKGIYIFTANNEILNEIIGFRMHTGVMALAEKPENHDLDKLGDRIIFLNNIVDSENVGSIVRNIAAFGFESIITDKSTSSPYIRRAVRVSMGTIFSLRHRFTEYTVNTLKYLKNEGYQIISAEINEKSINFSELMFPKKFVLVFGNEAKGIDRYIIDISDTIIKIPISNKIESLNVAASSGILLYEISRQINSVQ from the coding sequence ATGATGCAAATTATTCAAATAGAAAATATAAATGACAGCAGGATAACATCATATAAATCTATGAGGGATAATCTTGCAGATAATCATGGTAATTCCCTCTTTGTTGCTGAGAGTGAAAAAGTTGTAATGAAATTACTGCAATCTTCACTCAAAATACATTCAATACTGGCTCGAAAGGAATTTATTTATGAACATAATAGTATAATCTCAGAAAGAAAAGGTATTTATATTTTCACTGCAAACAACGAAATTCTTAATGAAATAATTGGTTTCAGAATGCATACCGGTGTGATGGCATTAGCTGAGAAACCTGAAAATCATGATTTAGATAAGCTTGGAGATAGAATTATATTTTTAAATAATATTGTTGACTCTGAAAATGTAGGCTCTATTGTAAGAAATATAGCAGCGTTTGGATTTGAATCAATAATTACGGATAAATCAACAAGTTCACCATATATAAGAAGGGCGGTAAGAGTTTCAATGGGAACAATTTTCAGCCTCAGACATCGCTTCACCGAATACACAGTTAATACTCTAAAATACTTAAAAAATGAAGGCTATCAAATAATTTCAGCAGAAATCAACGAAAAATCAATAAATTTCTCTGAATTGATGTTTCCCAAAAAATTTGTACTTGTATTTGGAAATGAAGCTAAAGGTATTGATAGATATATTATTGATATTTCCGATACAATTATAAAAATCCCAATAAGCAATAAAATAGAATCACTGAATGTAGCGGCAAGTTCCGGAATACTTCTTTATGAAATCAGTCGTCAAATCAACTCAGTTCAATGA
- a CDS encoding HD domain-containing protein, whose protein sequence is MDAVESRINELEEMVEDLGNQLAESYFQVVKVLARAVETTEKFYDGSHSRFVSEKSAQVAQLLDMNDEDVMEARIAGLLHDIGKLNFPESCLYKFTSEMTENEYTKYKQHPELGYHILEPYHLLSNISEIIYQHHERLDGSGFPKQLHREAIHPVAKIIAVVDYFHNQMNKRQRAKGENFNGAVQYSSTSSYLDTSRERYTAALNFMSRKSNILYDQKIVDTFIQLMEDERQSLGFRSVMRIPVNGIEPGMVFADDYLTSYGMLIAAKGEVITHESMIAIKRFFEAEELPSKILVVK, encoded by the coding sequence ATGGATGCAGTTGAAAGCAGGATAAATGAACTCGAGGAGATGGTTGAAGATTTAGGTAATCAACTTGCTGAGAGTTATTTTCAAGTTGTTAAAGTCTTGGCAAGAGCAGTAGAAACAACTGAAAAATTTTATGATGGTAGTCATTCGAGATTTGTTTCCGAAAAATCTGCTCAGGTAGCTCAACTACTCGACATGAATGACGAAGATGTAATGGAAGCCAGAATCGCAGGGCTTTTACATGATATTGGAAAGCTGAATTTTCCAGAATCCTGTTTGTATAAATTTACATCAGAGATGACGGAAAATGAATATACTAAATATAAGCAGCATCCAGAGTTGGGATACCATATCCTTGAGCCTTATCATTTGCTGTCAAATATTTCGGAGATAATTTATCAGCACCACGAAAGGTTGGACGGTAGCGGCTTTCCGAAGCAGCTACATAGAGAAGCTATACATCCGGTAGCGAAAATAATTGCTGTAGTTGATTATTTTCATAATCAAATGAATAAACGTCAGAGGGCAAAGGGTGAAAATTTCAATGGTGCTGTTCAGTACTCGAGCACTTCTTCATATCTTGATACATCAAGGGAAAGGTATACAGCAGCATTAAATTTTATGTCAAGAAAATCAAATATTTTATATGACCAAAAGATTGTTGACACATTTATTCAGTTGATGGAAGATGAAAGACAGTCACTTGGATTCAGGTCAGTTATGAGAATTCCGGTAAACGGCATTGAGCCGGGTATGGTTTTTGCCGATGACTATCTTACTTCTTATGGAATGCTTATTGCAGCAAAGGGTGAGGTCATTACTCACGAATCTATGATCGCTATCAAAAGGTTTTTTGAGGCTGAAGAATTACCTTCTAAAATATTGGTTGTCAAATAA
- a CDS encoding response regulator, whose protein sequence is MPNLSNNMRIPGFEHVTIMIVEDEEPFRKLISKIVEKYLGASVIECPNPKVAFEQLSKKIPDLIIMDLQMPVMDGLTAVKYIRAAERTSKIPIIICSALGFESVLKSMTLYNVADFIVKPADAQVIIKKIIHVLNQNSHNSNV, encoded by the coding sequence ATGCCGAATTTAAGTAATAATATGCGTATCCCGGGTTTTGAGCATGTAACAATTATGATTGTTGAGGATGAAGAACCATTCAGAAAACTAATTTCAAAAATAGTCGAAAAATATCTTGGAGCAAGTGTTATTGAATGTCCTAATCCAAAAGTAGCATTTGAACAATTAAGTAAGAAAATTCCTGATTTGATTATTATGGATTTACAAATGCCTGTTATGGATGGTCTTACTGCCGTTAAGTATATAAGAGCTGCTGAAAGAACATCAAAAATACCAATTATTATTTGCTCTGCACTTGGATTTGAGTCCGTTTTGAAATCAATGACTTTGTATAATGTCGCAGATTTTATTGTTAAACCGGCAGACGCACAAGTTATCATAAAAAAAATTATTCACGTATTGAATCAAAATTCTCATAATTCTAATGTATAA
- a CDS encoding metallophosphoesterase: MKILHCSDIHLGRRIVGATGEFSELRYNDYFVAFAYIVEQAIELCIDVFVVAGDLFDKKEISPEILARTETLFEKLKVAGIKTLVIEGNHDNIKSGKEKESWIKFLEDKNLIVRPFYNEKDDGIEINPIIIGNVKFYGLGYPGFFADSLLEMFAQKVNRSEGYLNYLIIHTALANPDFILGTIKAESIRNLIGKVDYIAGGHFHGYSAFPKDNPIFFVPGSPEMWDLNEYNQQKGFIIFDTETNEKIFFESKNRKKLKIEIKITEPDLVGARQQILKLIESIEVTDNPICYLILDIKHQLELDIPEIENQLIKKGAVKVVTKIVGQKLSSYKDFSGFDSTIAEIESEIISKWDKFGKIPHETEKLLDKMKSCQNEGLSDDFNDFIDGFLERMIEGSPNGN; encoded by the coding sequence ATGAAAATCCTTCATTGCTCTGATATTCATCTCGGAAGGAGGATTGTAGGGGCTACAGGCGAGTTTTCAGAGCTAAGATACAATGATTATTTTGTTGCCTTTGCTTATATTGTCGAACAGGCTATCGAACTGTGCATTGATGTTTTTGTTGTTGCAGGAGACCTTTTTGACAAAAAGGAAATTTCTCCGGAAATTTTAGCCAGAACCGAAACACTATTCGAAAAGCTAAAAGTTGCAGGAATTAAAACCCTTGTAATTGAAGGAAATCACGACAATATCAAGTCAGGCAAGGAAAAAGAATCGTGGATTAAGTTTTTGGAAGATAAAAATTTAATTGTCAGACCTTTTTATAATGAAAAAGATGATGGTATTGAAATTAATCCCATTATTATAGGTAATGTTAAATTCTACGGATTAGGTTATCCGGGGTTTTTTGCTGATTCACTACTTGAAATGTTTGCCCAAAAAGTTAATAGGTCAGAGGGTTACCTTAATTATTTAATAATTCACACAGCGCTTGCGAATCCTGATTTTATATTAGGTACAATTAAAGCAGAATCAATCAGAAACCTTATAGGGAAAGTTGATTACATTGCAGGTGGTCATTTTCATGGATATTCTGCATTTCCTAAGGATAACCCGATTTTCTTTGTACCTGGTTCACCTGAAATGTGGGATTTGAACGAGTACAATCAACAAAAGGGATTCATCATTTTTGATACCGAAACAAATGAAAAAATCTTTTTTGAATCGAAAAATCGAAAAAAACTTAAAATTGAAATTAAAATTACCGAACCTGATTTAGTTGGAGCAAGACAGCAAATATTAAAGTTGATTGAAAGTATCGAAGTTACTGATAACCCAATATGTTACTTGATATTAGACATAAAGCATCAGCTTGAACTCGATATTCCTGAAATTGAGAATCAACTAATAAAAAAGGGAGCTGTCAAAGTTGTAACAAAAATTGTTGGTCAGAAATTATCGAGTTACAAAGATTTCTCAGGGTTTGATAGCACTATTGCTGAGATAGAATCAGAAATAATCTCAAAATGGGACAAGTTTGGCAAGATTCCACATGAAACCGAAAAGCTTTTAGACAAGATGAAATCTTGTCAAAACGAAGGTCTGTCAGATGATTTCAATGATTTTATAGATGGTTTCCTCGAAAGAATGATTGAAGGAAGCCCAAATGGTAATTAA